GAAAAGATCAAAGAGCATCTAAAAGGAATTATACCTCTAAATGGATTTTTGAATTGCTGTGAATCTGATTAGTGCTCAAGCACAATTCTAAAACTACAATTATAGAAGCCAAAACAAGAACGCAACACgttttataaaaatacttATAAGCAAGTCAGCGCTACAAGCCATGTGCATAGATGATATAATCACGCAAAACCAGTGAGGACAATTTAataccaaatcaaatcaaatccaaattcagCTTATTTCTACTTCACACAACACAAAGcctcaagaacaagaacacaaagcttatttatactttaaaaCTCGTGCATTTCAAgtgaaaaagatgataaacaaataagcCAAAAGCAGAGatcttgatatataaaaataataccTGTATCTATCCTCGTTCTTCCTAGTTCTTCTTCAATACACAAAAGCTGATCTTGAGATCTTCTTATACAGATTAAATCtctgaaaaaaaatagattaaaataattacaaatagATCAGAAGACACGAGCTTAGCATGAAGGTAATAAGGCctacacaaaatattatataaatactaGATCTTAGTGGAGTCAATGATATATGATTGATAAAAAGAAGCAGCCAAGACAAGTTGCTTTAGTAGtcacaaaattgtttttttgccAATTCAGAAAATTCCACAacttgaaaaacaaatgaaaaacgccaaaaagttttcaactttttctaaAATGGAGTTCAATCAAAAACctagattctcttcttttgtctactttcctttttattctcacaatcaacaacaaaaactcagTACCTGAAGAGAGAAACCCAGTTGCAAAAATCGCAACTTTGTCTTCTTGAGATTTAGATGACCATCAACGTAATGAGcctgaaataaacaaaaaaaaaagagcctTCCtttatgaattaaataaaCAGAGAATCAAACACCAAAGATGGGTTTTTTAAAGCTTCTCTCAATCACAAACCCTTTGAATCTTGTAAGCGAGGAAATTGGtaaaaaggtgaagaagaggagaatcaAAAGACGACTAGTTTGCTTATAGTAGATCGCAGACTCTTATCGCGAGTAATGTGATCATTTATCAATCGCATTTACTCTCGGACCCAATCATTGAGGAAATATCAATCAAATCGTGGATGCTTTAAGTCCTCAAATTGGCACGTTTTTGTAAAAGGGGGTTTTTGCGTGATTCTATAAAACTTCTATGGGgtgttttttggttaatgtGTAAGTTTTGGGGTCAAAGAggaataaattatttaagacGGCTGcatattaataaagaaaactaCTCATGTAGCGTTATTATGATAGGGATATTATACGTGTTGTTATAGAATTACACATGATCTAATTACGCACATGATccgaaatattattttattcttatgaAACATCCTAAATTATTTACAACCTCCTTAATTTTATGTGTATAATAAGTTGATAGCTACTAATTTATAACGTTATTCCGATAGTGATATTATACGTGTTCTAATTACACATGATCTAATTAAGCACATAACCcgaaatattatttgtttttgagaaaaatccTAAATTATTTACAACTTCCctaattttatatgtataataaaTGAAAGTCATGGAATCGTATTCAATTTGCCTTCAGTTTATTGGTATTGTAATGGACATGTCATATGTGTAGGTATACAATTTGTatcgttgtttttttttattttatttttacataattaCAAAAGATAGCGACACAATTTTAGTTGGAAAGTGGAATATTTAATAATCTGGCagacatttttttcttattgcgTATGTGCGTTAGTAATTTAGTATGATGAGAATGTGGacaaaattataatgaaaaatagGGTTGGACAAAAAAAGTTACCAagaataaagagaaaattatatacacatatttgGCCACCTACAATACAATGCTTTTAGTATAAGTTACCTAAAATATTCACAACCGTGATTTCACGTGATACTcgtttttcaaaatatgacCAAAGTTGATACTCGTTAAATTTGCTAGGCCaatcatttcttttgtttccttatcaATTTATACATGTATTATAGCTATTGATGCATATATGCTACTTTCGTCATGGTGCTATTAcatgtgtattttgcatgtttctttttcaattagTGTGTTGCATCTAAGtatgtaaccaaaaaaaattactggtgttaaaaataaatgaatacgTGTAAATCTACAAAGTACTATTGTGTACTAATTAATACCCAATAGTACTTTGTAGATTTGCAACACTCCACTGAGACAGATAATTTAATTGGCAGCACATAcatatttccaaaattttatcTAGTACCAATAGTAACTTACTTAGTAGTGTTTAAATACTCACTTGATCAAACTATAGAACCAAAAGTAACTTAACGacactttaacaaaaaaaaaccgaTATTTTATCTGCAGTTATATGATTATGTATGGTGTCAGTCAGATATTCTCCTGATTTAATAGAAGtacacaaaataaagaatacTATATTTTAGTTGTTTAGGTAACCGAATAGCTGTTGCATTCAAGAATCACCCATTCACAATGTCCATCACTACGGGGTTACTTCTTAGTGGTTAGAACATTTAAatcttatcttttgatttgcTAAGGTTCTCCGATCgcgaagaaaagaaaatgcttAAGCTAGTGGCGATATGTATTCACGACATGTGTAACTTCACTTTCTAGACAgagataaacaaacaaaaaaaaaaactcgtttaattaatattttatataaaagtatCATAACAAAAGCAAGTGCATTTGTGGACCTGTGTAAGAAAGTATTGAGTAGTACACTATGACATGCAACTCTGTAGAAGCTACATGAAATatctagaattttttttaaaacaatatatagaattagtgtatatcatcataatattgtttaaagttgtttagaaccaaacataaaaaagttataattaaGTCAATTGCTGAAATGGTGATTGAGATTAGTGTTTTTTGCTATGAATataatatcattaataaatgAGATGTTTAGGTATTAAAGAGAGTTTTTACCTACAAATTTGTTACCTTGgcaaaaaaagctttaaaacAAAGTAACAAATGATTTTAGTACAATATGAGTGAACTTACTGCAGCTATAAGAGCATTAACCTTCGAAAATGTTTCCTGTATTTTCTTGAGGGGTGATGATAGTGTTGGGGATTTTCTCTGATCAATACATTTGAAGATAATATGTGGAGATATTTAGATTAGTATTACTTAAAGGCTTTGGTTACTTATAAGAATCATAAGCAAATTGCAAGAAAACTAATCTAAACCGGttaagagaaagaacaaactGTATGCTATTGAGAACCGATCTAAACCaggaaaaaacagagcataacCAAGAGAACTAAGTTTCACTTCTCATAAGGAAAACCGAAGATGTAATAAGGATCATTTGCAATTGCATGAAGACGGATATAAACAAGGTAAAGAACAGAAACATAACCGGATATTTCATAGTCAAACCGGAATTTGCATGGTTTACatacagaaacagaaacagaacagaagCCTCCTTTGCCAGCTTCTCGTTGCTGCTTCCACTAAGTAATTAACCTTTAAGCCTTTAGGTGGAAGGCAAAAGGTATTACATAGTGAAAGGAGCAAAAAGAAGCTTAGAGCAAAGCCAAAAGGCTTTTCCCCTATATCTATCTAATCactttttaaacaaaattacacACAACTTCATACATTGTTCGATATTATACCGCAGAAGAGccagtctttttttttactcttacTTGGCTGTTCACGGGTTTTCGGAGAAACCACCGGACTCGAGTGTACCATTTTTAAGATACTTTGACTTGTAGAAGTTCATTTTCTTTGGGGCAATTATCTTTGTTGCTCCCAAGACACACTTGTGGTATGAGAAGTCTTCGAATGTCCCGTCTATTCTTACAACCTCGAAGCAACAAGAATCTCCGTGCTTCGATTTAGCGACCTATAAAAGAAACATGGTCAGGATCTTTATGTCTTTAAGGATTCTGAAACATATGAGCCTTGATTTACCCGGATTCCTTTGACGCCTGGTCCAATTTTCTCAACACTGTTGGGGTGCAACTGCAGAACCATCTTCACAAGTCCTTCGTCCCTCTCATTCAACAGTTCATTGATCTCGTAACTAACAAAGATTAAGCCATTGTAATTTGCATCAgccaaaaggaagaaagaatctTTACGGTTTTTTGAACAGTAGAATCTTACCTGTGGAGAATGCGTTTCAATGACTGGGAAAGCAACTCGATGTTTTTCCATGTAAAGATCGTTCTAAGCAGTGACATAGGAATCCCTTTCCCATCGAGTACCTTGATATCTTTCAGGAATGCGGAATGTAGCAAGCCAAAAGGCTGGACCGTGGCTTTGTCTGATTTAGGCGCAGAGTTTGTTCTACGCATCGTCTTTGTACTACTCAAAAGGTCATACACATCTACCGGTGTAGTAAACCCGTGAACCTGATGGCATGCATAAAGACACAAATTAGACCACTGAAGTTATGTGGTCTAAACGGATCAAAAGATGTAAAGTTAATTTACCTTTGGCGAAATGATGATTTCGAACTGATCTCCAGTTCCGAAACCAGGAACTTTTCCCCAAGCTAAAGCGTCGATAGACCCTTGAAGATCGTCTCTGACACCTTCCTTAGCAGCTTTGAGAAAGCATTGACTTGGGCTCTGCAGAGATTAAGCAAGCACTAAGTATCAAATGAAATCCTATATAAGCTTTGtataaccaaaagaaatgGGATTTTGTTACATACTGAGAAGCATGCTTGAGTAAAAGGTGCAGGCGTGGACTCGACCTGTCTTTGTTTACTCCAACCTTTGGCGTTTAATGCCACAAACTCTCCCGTAACAGAGAGACTATCAGCTACGAGAAGCAGATGCTCTCTTAGTATCTCCTTACCAGTATCTGACACCGCGGACTCCAAATTCTGCggtcacaaaaaaaaaacttcaaacttTAGAAGCTGCGAGAGAGaccaagaaaatgttaaagaaaCCGATACTGACTGCTACGAAAATGCTGCGTCCAGCATCTATTCCATAAACTGAGCAGCATTGTCGGATATTATCAGGATGGCTTCGGCCCCAGTCAATCATATCCATGATGGGAAGGCAGGTTTCTAAAAGAGCGGTCCAACAGTTTCTTTTGCCCCGATCTCCATACATTGTAACCTTCAAGTACAGCTCACCCGCCAAATGATTCCCATTCCTTTTTGGCGCTTTTGGTCGGTCAGTCCACAAAATATTCACCTTTTTGATCCCTTGATCACCTGCAAAAACAGATGATAGAACTCATAAGAAcgataataacaaaacaacGATCTGTTCAGCTTGCTcgtctttatttttcatccGGTTTTACCTTTGACAGGAGAGTCAAGAAGAAAAGGGATCAAAACGAGACGAATAGCATCCAGTTCCAAAACCGAGTGCTTTGAGGCTTCAACTACAGTCACCGTGATGCAAACGTTATCATCCTTCATTGCCTGATCGTCTGAAGAGCAGTGGTTTCTAATCCACAACACATAAATGTATAACAAATCAGTTTCTAATAGACATAAAAGCGAAACAAAACATGTCTGCTACAAATTCAAGAATGTTCTTACGTGTTTTGTATATCTAAGTCAACTATATCAAGCTTCAGTTCTCTGTTCCTGCTCTTGTACTGCTCGTTTAAAGATGAAACAACGGATTCTGCGCTCAGTTGTTTCCGCTTCAGTACTTTCTGTGAAATTAAAGAAGAGGTTCATTAGAATCtgtacacatatatatatatgtttgtggCTTTATATGGGTATGAGTTTATACCTCAGAGATATGAAAATGGCAAACCCACGGGCTTAACGGTACTTTCGTGTTAGAACTTGGAGAGAATCTATGAACCAAGAAGACAATAAACATTTGTTAAGAGAAGCCCTTAACCAAAAAGATTCATATAGACAGTTAAAAGTTACCAACATTATCATAGATGTTGAAACGATCTCTGAGAAACTAAGTTTCTCCAAGTGGTTCTTGATCTCAAGTGACCCGTATTCGAACCCGTGCTTTTTCTTTGAAAGGTATTCAGACAAATACAAAGACATTGTCTGTTCTCGTTGACCTTTCTTTGATCCACACTCCAATACATTCTGTagaaagagataaaatctAGTTAGAGAAATGCAAACGACTTAAGTGGAAATGATTCAATAAATCAAGAAGCGAAGaataagaagaggaagaccTTAAGATTCAGAAGCGGCGAAGTTTCAAGAAGGCTGATTGGCTGGTCCAGCGCGCTGTAAGCTGCCTCAGATAATGCACAAGCAGAAAGTGAGCCAAGTGCCTCACCTGTGATATCTTCAACGGGACCATCAGTCTCATAAGTAAACTGGACTAACTGGTTTCCGAAAGAATTTCTCACAGTGCCATCATAAGCAGCGTATATGTCCCGCATGAAGAACATTAATCTTCTGCTCAGTGTCCCCGGGAGATCAGCATTACCACTGAATGAACTGTCACGACTTGTAACTGAATGAACAAAAGATTCCAATGGATTCAGACCCGTTAGAAACGAGTTCTCAATGACTCCATAAGGAACATATGACTCAGTAGTGGTACTGTCTTTTCCCTTTGCGCCACGAAGTGGACTGTTCGGGTCATTCCAAGCAGCGCAAGTCAGTTCACGCGGAAACCCAAAGGACAAAGAAACTGCTGAATTCTGCAGACCGATACACATGCTGTGCTGAACCAGCTTCCCGATATTCCCTTTGCTGCCGGCTTTCGACATGATCAAAAAAGAGTTGGATTGATCACCATACCTATATGCTAGTGCCTGAACATCTCTGTAAGCATCCTTAAAAGCACTGACTGCAAGTTCGCTTAATGTAGCGGATTTTTGTCTCTCATAGCAGAATCGGGCCAAATCCGATACTGAATCCTCTTCCTTATCCTCCCCATTAACTGCAAGGAAATCTCTCCAAGATTCAACCATTAGCTGTTGCTTGTTGCAAACTTGCTCAGCTTCCCGCAACCCGTATGATATCTCTTCAGTCAAGTTTTTTCGAGACTGCAGATCAGAGGAAAGGTACAAATCCGCCAAGGACACACTCAAACCGCGCATCAGCAACCACTGAGATAGCATTTCTTGAGCGGAATAGATGATATCAAGAACTTTCCCTTTGTCGTGTTTGAGCAATCTCTCGATGAAATTCCCTTCTCCATCTCTGAGCC
This sequence is a window from Arabidopsis thaliana chromosome 1 sequence. Protein-coding genes within it:
- the NRPD1A gene encoding nuclear RNA polymerase D1A (nuclear RNA polymerase D1A (NRPD1A); FUNCTIONS IN: DNA-directed RNA polymerase activity, DNA binding; INVOLVED IN: in 7 processes; LOCATED IN: nucleus, DNA-directed RNA polymerase IV complex; EXPRESSED IN: 9 plant structures; EXPRESSED DURING: 6 growth stages; CONTAINS InterPro DOMAIN/s: RNA polymerase, N-terminal (InterPro:IPR006592), RNA polymerase, alpha subunit (InterPro:IPR000722), RNA polymerase Rpb1, domain 3 (InterPro:IPR007066), RNA polymerase Rpb1, domain 1 (InterPro:IPR007080), RNA polymerase Rpb1, domain 4 (InterPro:IPR007083), Protein of unknown function DUF3223 (InterPro:IPR021602), RNA polymerase Rpb1, domain 5 (InterPro:IPR007081); BEST Arabidopsis thaliana protein match is: nuclear RNA polymerase D1B (TAIR:AT2G40030.1).), which encodes MEDDCEELQVPVGTLTSIGFSISNNNDRDKMSVLEVEAPNQVTDSRLGLPNPDSVCRTCGSKDRKVCEGHFGVINFAYSIINPYFLKEVAALLNKICPGCKYIRKKQFQITEDQPERCRYCTLNTGYPLMKFRVTTKEVFRRSGIVVEVNEESLMKLKKRGVLTLPPDYWSFLPQDSNIDESCLKPTRRIITHAQVYALLLGIDQRLIKKDIPMFNSLGLTSFPVTPNGYRVTEIVHQFNGARLIFDERTRIYKKLVGFEGNTLELSSRVMECMQYSRLFSETVSSSKDSANPYQKKSDTPKLCGLRFMKDVLLGKRSDHTFRTVVVGDPSLKLNEIGIPESIAKRLQVSEHLNQCNKERLVTSFVPTLLDNKEMHVRRGDRLVAIQVNDLQTGDKIFRSLMDGDTVLMNRPPSIHQHSLIAMTVRILPTTSVVSLNPICCLPFRGDFDGDCLHGYVPQSIQAKVELDELVALDKQLINRQNGRNLLSLGQDSLTAAYLVNVEKNCYLNRAQMQQLQMYCPFQLPPPAIIKASPSSTEPQWTGMQLFGMLFPPGFDYTYPLNNVVVSNGELLSFSEGSAWLRDGEGNFIERLLKHDKGKVLDIIYSAQEMLSQWLLMRGLSVSLADLYLSSDLQSRKNLTEEISYGLREAEQVCNKQQLMVESWRDFLAVNGEDKEEDSVSDLARFCYERQKSATLSELAVSAFKDAYRDVQALAYRYGDQSNSFLIMSKAGSKGNIGKLVQHSMCIGLQNSAVSLSFGFPRELTCAAWNDPNSPLRGAKGKDSTTTESYVPYGVIENSFLTGLNPLESFVHSVTSRDSSFSGNADLPGTLSRRLMFFMRDIYAAYDGTVRNSFGNQLVQFTYETDGPVEDITGEALGSLSACALSEAAYSALDQPISLLETSPLLNLKNVLECGSKKGQREQTMSLYLSEYLSKKKHGFEYGSLEIKNHLEKLSFSEIVSTSMIIFSPSSNTKVPLSPWVCHFHISEKVLKRKQLSAESVVSSLNEQYKSRNRELKLDIVDLDIQNTNHCSSDDQAMKDDNVCITVTVVEASKHSVLELDAIRLVLIPFLLDSPVKGDQGIKKVNILWTDRPKAPKRNGNHLAGELYLKVTMYGDRGKRNCWTALLETCLPIMDMIDWGRSHPDNIRQCCSVYGIDAGRSIFVANLESAVSDTGKEILREHLLLVADSLSVTGEFVALNAKGWSKQRQVESTPAPFTQACFSSPSQCFLKAAKEGVRDDLQGSIDALAWGKVPGFGTGDQFEIIISPKVHGFTTPVDVYDLLSSTKTMRRTNSAPKSDKATVQPFGLLHSAFLKDIKVLDGKGIPMSLLRTIFTWKNIELLSQSLKRILHSYEINELLNERDEGLVKMVLQLHPNSVEKIGPGVKGIRVAKSKHGDSCCFEVVRIDGTFEDFSYHKCVLGATKIIAPKKMNFYKSKYLKNGTLESGGFSENP
- the NRPD1A gene encoding nuclear RNA polymerase D1A, coding for MKDVLLGKRSDHTFRTVVVGDPSLKLNEIGIPESIAKRLQVSEHLNQCNKERLVTSFVPTLLDNKEMHVRRGDRLVAIQVNDLQTGDKIFRSLMDGDTVLMNRPPSIHQHSLIAMTVRILPTTSVVSLNPICCLPFRGDFDGDCLHGYVPQSIQAKVELDELVALDKQLINRQNGRNLLSLGQDSLTAAYLVNVEKNCYLNRAQMQQLQMYCPFQLPPPAIIKASPSSTEPQWTGMQLFGMLFPPGFDYTYPLNNVVVSNGELLSFSEGSAWLRDGEGNFIERLLKHDKGKVLDIIYSAQEMLSQWLLMRGLSVSLADLYLSSDLQSRKNLTEEISYGLREAEQVCNKQQLMVESWRDFLAVNGEDKEEDSVSDLARFCYERQKSATLSELAVSAFKDAYRDVQALAYRYGDQSNSFLIMSKAGSKGNIGKLVQHSMCIGLQNSAVSLSFGFPRELTCAAWNDPNSPLRGAKGKDSTTTESYVPYGVIENSFLTGLNPLESFVHSVTSRDSSFSGNADLPGTLSRRLMFFMRDIYAAYDGTVRNSFGNQLVQFTYETDGPVEDITGEALGSLSACALSEAAYSALDQPISLLETSPLLNLKNVLECGSKKGQREQTMSLYLSEYLSKKKHGFEYGSLEIKNHLEKLSFSEIVSTSMIIFSPSSNTKVPLSPWVCHFHISEKVLKRKQLSAESVVSSLNEQYKSRNRELKLDIVDLDIQNTNHCSSDDQAMKDDNVCITVTVVEASKHSVLELDAIRLVLIPFLLDSPVKGDQGIKKVNILWTDRPKAPKRNGNHLAGELYLKVTMYGDRGKRNCWTALLETCLPIMDMIDWGRSHPDNIRQCCSVYGIDAGRSIFVANLESAVSDTGKEILREHLLLVADSLSVTGEFVALNAKGWSKQRQVESTPAPFTQACFSSPSQCFLKAAKEGVRDDLQGSIDALAWGKVPGFGTGDQFEIIISPKVHGFTTPVDVYDLLSSTKTMRRTNSAPKSDKATVQPFGLLHSAFLKDIKVLDGKGIPMSLLRTIFTWKNIELLSQSLKRILHSYEINELLNERDEGLVKMVLQLHPNSVEKIGPGVKGIRVAKSKHGDSCCFEVVRIDGTFEDFSYHKCVLGATKIIAPKKMNFYKSKYLKNGTLESGGFSENP
- the NRPD1A gene encoding nuclear RNA polymerase D1A yields the protein MEDDCEELQVPVGTLTSIGFSISNNNDRDKMSVLEVEAPNQVTDSRLGLPNPDSVCRTCGSKDRKVCEGHFGVINFAYSIINPYFLKEVAALLNKICPGCKYIRKKQFQITEDQPERCRYCTLNTGYPLMKFRVTTKEVFRRSGIVVEVNEESLMKLKKRGVLTLPPDYWSFLPQDSNIDESCLKPTRRIITHAQVYALLLGIDQRLIKKDIPMFNSLGLTSFPVTPNGYRVTEIVHQFNGARLIFDERTRIYKKLVGFEGNTLELSSRVMECMQYSRLFSETVSSSKDSANPYQKKSDTPKLCGLRFMKDVLLGKRSDHTFRTVVVGDPSLKLNEIGIPESIAKRLQVSEHLNQCNKERLVTSFVPTLLDNKEMHVRRGDRLVAIQVNDLQTGDKIFRSLMDGDTVLMNRPPSIHQHSLIAMTVRILPTTSVVSLNPICCLPFRGDFDGDCLHGYVPQSIQAKVELDELVALDKQLINRQNGRNLLSLGQDSLTAAYLVNVEKNCYLNRAQMQQLQMYCPFQLPPPAIIKASPSSTEPQWTGMQLFGMLFPPGFDYTYPLNNVVVSNGELLSFSEGSAWLRDGEGNFIERLLKHDKGKVLDIIYSAQEMLSQWLLMRGLSVSLADLYLSSDLQSRKNLTEEISYGLREAEQVCNKQQLMVESWRDFLAVNGEDKEEDSVSDLARFCYERQKSATLSELAVSAFKDAYRDVQALAYRYGDQSNSFLIMSKAGSKGNIGKLVQHSMCIGLQNSAVSLSFGFPRELTCAAWNDPNSPLRGAKGKDSTTTESYVPYGVIENSFLTGLNPLESFVHSVTSRDSSFSGNADLPGTLSRRLMFFMRDIYAAYDGTVRNSFGNQLVQFTYETDGPVEDITGEALGSLSACALSEAAYSALDQPISLLETSPLLNLKNVLECGSKKGQREQTMSLYLSEYLSKKKHGFEYGSLEIKNHLEKLSFSEIVSTSMIIFSPSSNTKVPLSPWVCHFHISEKVLKRKQLSAESVVSSLNEQYKSRNRELKLDIVDLDIQNTNHCSSDDQAMKDDNVCITVTVVEASKHSVLELDAIRLVLIPFLLDSPVKGDQGIKKVNILWTDRPKAPKRNGNHLAGELYLKVTMYGDRGKRNCWTALLETCLPIMDMIDWGRSHPDNIRQCCSVYGIDAGRSIFVANLESAVSDTGKEILREHLLLVADSLSVTGEFVALNAKGSRVYYTGRCV
- the NRPD1A gene encoding nuclear RNA polymerase D1A, translating into MEDDCEELQVPVGTLTSIGFSISNNNDRDKMSVLEVEAPNQVTDSRLGLPNPDSVCRTCGSKDRKVCEGHFGVINFAYSIINPYFLKEVAALLNKICPGCKYIRKKQFQITEDQPERCRYCTLNTGYPLMKFRVTTKEVFRRSGIVVEVNEESLMKLKKRGVLTLPPDYWSFLPQDSNIDESCLKPTRRIITHAQVYALLLGIDQRLIKKDIPMFNSLGLTSFPVTPNGYRVTEIVHQFNGARLIFDERTRIYKKLVGFEGNTLELSSRVMECMQYSRLFSETVSSSKDSANPYQKKSDTPKLCGLRFMKDVLLGKRSDHTFRTVVVGDPSLKLNEIGIPESIAKRLQVSEHLNQCNKERLVTSFVPTLLDNKEMHVRRGDRLVAIQVNDLQTGDKIFRSLMDGDTVLMNRPPSIHQHSLIAMTVRILPTTSVVSLNPICCLPFRGDFDGDCLHGYVPQSIQAKVELDELVALDKQLINRQNGRNLLSLGQDSLTAAYLVNVEKNCYLNRAQMQQLQMYCPFQLPPPAIIKASPSSTEPQWTGMQLFGMLFPPGFDYTYPLNNVVVSNGELLSFSEGSAWLRDGEGNFIERLLKHDKGKVLDIIYSAQEMLSQWLLMRGLSVSLADLYLSSDLQSRKNLTEEISYGLREAEQVCNKQQLMVESWRDFLAVNGEDKEEDSVSDLARFCYERQKSATLSELAVSAFKDAYRDVQALAYRYGDQSNSFLIMSKAGSKGNIGKLVQHSMCIGLQNSAVSLSFGFPRELTCAAWNDPNSPLRGAKGKDSTTTESYVPYGVIENSFLTGLNPLESFVHSVTSRDSSFSGNADLPGTLSRRLMFFMRDIYAAYDGTVRNSFGNQLVQFTYETDGPVEDITGEALGSLSACALSEAAYSALDQPISLLETSPLLNLKNVLECGSKKGQREQTMSLYLSEYLSKKKHGFEYGSLEIKNHLEKLSFSEIVSTSMIIFSPSSNTKVPLSPWVCHFHISEKVLKRKQLSAESVVSSLNEQYKSRNRELKLDIVDLDIQNTNHCSSDDQAMKDDNVCITVTVVEASKHSVLELDAIRLVLIPFLLDSPVKGDQGIKKVNILWTDRPKAPKRNGNHLAGELYLKVTMYGDRGKRNCWTALLETCLPIMDMIDWGRSHPDNIRQCCSVYGIDAGRSIFVANLESAVSDTGKEILREHLLLVADSLSVTGEFVALNAKGWSKQRQSPSQCFLKAAKEGVRDDLQGSIDALAWGKVPGFGTGDQFEIIISPKVHGFTTPVDVYDLLSSTKTMRRTNSAPKSDKATVQPFGLLHSAFLKDIKVLDGKGIPMSLLRTIFTWKNIELLSQSLKRILHSYEINELLNERDEGLVKMVLQLHPNSVEKIGPGVKGIRVAKSKHGDSCCFEVVRIDGTFEDFSYHKCVLGATKIIAPKKMNFYKSKYLKNGTLESGGFSENP